Below is a window of Flavobacteriales bacterium DNA.
TGGAAGATGGAATCAGCAATATTGTTCAGTCCAGTGCAAAACAATTGCCAAATGGTAAACCCTGACCACAATTTTTTTTGAAAACAGCCAAAGCACAATTAGCGTCGTACAGCGTTGTTTTTACCCGGAAAGCACCAAACCCACTCAAACAACGAGAAATACCGGGAAAACGCCTTAAAACGGGTTTTAACGGCTAAAAAGTGAAGAAGGAGGACCTTCGATTAATAAAAAGCCTTGCATCCTGATAGCTGCCAGGACGGGCTTTTATTTTTTCGGCCAGTTTTCAGGATTTTGGGAGCAATGTAATACGGCAAGTATATACGCTGTGGATTTCCGAATTGAATAAAAAACCAAATAGGGATGTTTTTTCAAGGGTGAAACGCGCACATCTTTATACCTGAACTGAAAAGTATCCGGATTCTTTGAAATGCTTTCAAAAGTGGCTATAACTTCCTTATAGAATTTAGTCCCCTGACCTTTTCGTTGTTTGTTATACCATTGAATGGTTTCCAGTAAGAGATTTTGAGCACGAGGCGTAAGCTCAATCTGAACTCGCTTCATAGATGCTTTTTTGC
It encodes the following:
- a CDS encoding type II toxin-antitoxin system RelE/ParE family toxin, with product MKRVQIELTPRAQNLLLETIQWYNKQRKGQGTKFYKEVIATFESISKNPDTFQFRYKDVRVSPLKKHPYLVFYSIRKSTAYILAVLHCSQNPENWPKK